The genomic DNA ttccctgacacccaaaagtactcgttacattttgaatgcttagcaggacagaaaaatggtcaaattcacacttatcaagagaacaaccctggtcatctctactgcctctgatctggcggactcactaaacacaaatgatgtctcagtgttggagtgtccccCTGGCTACTGATGAATAAAAAAAtgcaattgtgccatctggtttgcttaataagtCATTTGAAATCATTTATACTCTTACTTTTTAATACTTAAgtttatttaaaaccaaatacttttagacttttacttgagtcatttctatgaaggtatctttacttttaatcAAGTATGAAAATgtggtactttttccaccgctGCTTACAAGACCATTAGGGTTGATCGAGTGAGCTTTTTATATTATCTTGTAGTAATGTAGGTGGGCCCTGCCTGTAATTCTTTAAAAACATtgagaaaaaaatatgtattcCATAATAACATCCTTTTGGTGAACTGAATACACGTTGGATATAACGGATAAGGCACTAAGGGCTGAGAACAGTGACAGTTCACTAACACTGGTAAACTACACTCCCCCAACACATCCAACGAAGTGTCATGAGGTCTCGACTCACCTCTTAGTCTCATCTGTCCTTGTGCAGTCGTGTGGAAACCGTAGCGAGAGATTCCCAGACCGTTTAGACAACTCAATGTTAATGTAAGGGGTTTAGGTGTTGATGTAAAGATGACACAATGTTCAAGGGATAGTTGAGGATTTTGGCAAGGagaccctttatctacttccacacagtcagatgaactcatggataccatctgtatgtctctgcatccagtatgaaggaagttagaggtagtttcgcgaTCCAATGCCAACTAGCGTTAGCTAGCGCAATGACATGAAGTCTACATGAACAACTTGCATGCTAGCTGTTCcgatagacttccagtcattacgCTAACGGTAGTTAGCAATTTGGCTAACGCTAGGTAGCAAATTCCTTTAAATTGCATGCAGATACATAAAAATGGTCTCCAcgagttaatctgactctggggaagtagataaagggcttcattgccaacaTTCCGGAATATCCCTTTCAGGCCTTCACGTTGTTCCCATTGGACAGAGGTTCCGTCTCCGAGGGGTTTGATGGTACGGGACATAGCTCAGTGGGCGTGGCCTGGTCGGTGTCCCCTCCACCTCCTGCCGATTGGTTCCTGTAGTGGCGAATGATGACCCAGGCAGCACAGCCCAGGTAGATAACCGTCAGCAAGGCAAAGTAGAAGAAGTAGACCAGGAACTATTGGAGAACAGAACAGCACTCATTAGAAAACATATGGTGTTCCCATATGGGTGACGTCAGCTTGCAGGAAGTCGTCTGAGCGTGGTCGTAatcagagtgtgtgtgactgacctggGAGTGCACGTCTAGTCCCAGACCCTTCTTGTCAGAGACGATGAGGGTGATTATGGTCTTCAGAACGGTCGCCAGGAAAGTGTTGACCCCAAACACCAGGGCACACAGCTCCTTGGTGAGCGACGAGGCGATCTGGAAACTACAAACACCACAACAGGATAGTCAGCAGATTAAATGTACAGCCTAAAGTAAGAAAGACGTGACAGTTCTATTTGACAATGCATTCATACACTGTACACGTCTGAACATGAAAATCCCCAAAATCCCATTATATGTATACAACAACGTTAAATAAAAGTAGACCTAAGGAAACGTACATGGCGATGGGCACGAGGAACTGGTAGAAACCCTTGAAGAGGGAGTAGGCCACATAGCAGACCCAGATGTTGCTGGTGGTCCCCATGAGGAGCAGCAGGGCAGCCTGTAGAGCCGTGATGATGCCAATCACCAGCTCAGACCACACGTTCCAGCGGATCTTCACGAAGCCCGCTGCAAACGACGTGATCGCACCTGGGACAAAGTAAACGGGGTGGAGTTAGTCGAAGAAGATAAGCTGACTAAGTTAATGACTGAGTAGGTGATTAAGGCTTGGGGAACTTCATTTAATAAATGCTGTGTGTGGACTCAGGGTCACAGTTTGACATTATCATAGCAAGGCAAACAGAGGGGATTGCTGGTTCAGTAAGCCTTTATGTTATTATTATGCATCAATAAAAATAATTATACTAAATGACCATGGGGAGCAGCACATTGTCTGGCGTCATCTCCCTGTGTGATCAACATCTAAACCATTATCATCTTCCACACCTTTCAACAGAACGTGACTGTTTAGTCTACTATTGTCTTACCACATTCTACTTCATGGGAATTCCTCTTTCTAGATTGATGGGCTTTGTATGTCTCCTGTCCTTGTCAGctgtttaggtcatgtaatttcAGTCATAATTAAATAATTGGAGAGGGGTCAGTCtaaaacagtgtttcccaacgcCAGTCCCCCCAACggtgcacatttttgttgtggccccggacaagcacacctgattctacttgtTAACTATTCATCAACTATTGAATCAGGCGAGTTAGCCTGGGGCTACAACAACGtgttgttgggggtactggaggactggagatgggAAACCCTGGTCTAAGACAAACTTATTGACCAATGTTACGTGATGCCGGAGAACTCATTTGACTGAGAAAATATGTACCTTGAAGCATGTTGCCATGGTGCTCTCACTACTACCACTGCCAACTGCTGTAGGGGTGTTAATATTTTGTAGGAATCATTGACTTGGAGAACACAGGCTCCAACCCTGTCAGACCGTAAAGACCCAGGTGAATGCTACATATTTGTTATTAAAACACTTGTATACCTGGCTTTGGAGGGCCTTTGTACCCAGACTAAAACCTAGGGAAATGGATCCCTCACCCAGTAGTGTGGAGACAGCCTCCACCCCTCCGTTGTAGACGTGTTTGTTCTCCGTGGCGGGGTACACCTTGTTCCACAGGACATGGATGTACAACAGCACCAGGTAGTAGCCAGCGGAGTTGAACACCCACCACAGGCTCCACAGTCTCAGGCTGGGCCTCCGCGGCACGTTCCTCAGCTCCTTCAGCATCTGAATAAACACTGAGTCCCTCCAGGAGGAACCAGAGCTGAGAGGGGCCAGGGAGGGTGTGTCACCTGAACCCAAGCCCGCTTCGCCCTGCTTCATCCTGGCCAGCTCCGACTGGGCGGCAGCCTGCTCCTGGAGGTTCCTCTGGGCAGCGTGGTGGGCCCTGTTGAAGAACAGGGACCTCTTGGGCCAGGGCAGGCAGCAGGAGAGCACCAGGCCGAAGGACACCAAGGCCAAGGAGACAGCACTGAGCATGGCGAAGGAGAGCCTGCCCACGGATATCAGCACCTGGCCCAGCACCGAGCTGGCAAACACCCCCATGAGGACGCAAGAGCGCGAGTAGCTGGCCACACGTTGGTAGAGCTCTGGGGTGACCAGGGAGAATATATAGGAGGAGTAAGCCACGCGTGCTGCCATGGTGATGCCGTAGAAGAACTCCATGAACTGCATCTCTAAGAGGGAGGAgcccaggaggaggaggagccaaATGGCCACGTGGCTGAGGCTGGAGAGGACCAGGACGGGCTTGTAACGCAGGACGTCTGTCAGGAGGAAGACTGGCACCAGCACCGCCATGTAGGAGTAGGACAGGATCGGGTTGATCTCATTGGTCACCTGGAGGAAGAGAATGGTGGGTATGAGAGGGGGAGACCACATAGAAGAGACAGAGGACTCAGTGGAATCCAATTCTCCTTGTAAAAAGTTGCAGCTGAAGGCTCTATAAATGTGCCGGCAGGTGTTCTCAAATTGCATATTTAGGCTAGTTTCCTGTGAGTCCTCGAACACTGACAAATGCACATGCCTCATATGCTGTTCAGAATAACCTTGTCGCTGTGCTGACACTTTTGCCAACGCAACAACGTTAATCCCCCTCTACAGGAAATGAGGGGAGCAAAAACCTTCACTGATCCCCTTCATTTGAACTAATGCTACATTGTAGGCAAGGACACCTTCCAATGAGACTGCAGACGTCAGGCCATTAGGTTCATTAGTTGATACTGAGCCAGACAAGCCTACAGTAACCAATCAGAAAAAGAGACTGCCCTAATTTGTAGGAATGTGAACTTTGACCATACTGAGGAAGGGTTACTGCACTCACACTGTGATAGCCTTATTACAGTCCAGTGGGTTCCATGACTAAGGAACACTGGTTCAATTATTTTAGGATTGGGCGGTTGTAGTTCAAGCTCCTAGTATAAATTCAGATGGAACACGTGTCAGCTGATATAGCTTATATCAGGGTTGTCCTTCTACGTGTCATACAAGGCTATAGCCTCCAGCGCAGGACATTGCCTTTCATATCCCTCAAAATCAATTGGGCCTCAGGTTGAACTGACATGCCCTGGcctttaaatatatatacaattttattttttacatttaacctttatttaactaggcaagtcagttaaataaaggttcaataaaaaaaataaaaataaaaattcagTAGAAGACCGATAGCAATAGTTGACACGACTAACAATATACTTGTTTACTAAGCAAGAGTGAAGATACGTTTCTCAATCCTTCCTACTAGTGCTCCAAAATGATTGAATTCACATCGTAATCAAAATACTAACGTGCAATATCCATATCGCAAGAGATTCATATCGCAAGAGATCCATATCGCAAGAGATCCATATCGCAAGAGATCCATATTGCAAGAGATCCATATCGCAAGAGATCCATATTGCAAGAGATCCATATTGCAAGAGATCCATATCGCAAGAGATCCATATTACAAGATATCTATATCGCAAGAGATCCATATTGCAAGCAATATTTTGAAACGTGTAATGGACGTTTTTATAGTTTCCGCCATTGTTTTCTCCTCTTGCGGCTGCTTCCCACCAAGCGGTGCAGTTCCTCCTCCTTGCTGTTAgatttctcatggctctctcttgtccctctgcagcagacatatggtgagcaatatgtttggaacatcgaatcgcaatgaaatcacagtatcgaattgcaatacatatcgtatcggcacctaggtatcgtgataatattgtattgtgaggtccctggcaattcccagccctacttTGTAATATAAGTTATTCCATTTCTATGATTCCAACAATTCACCCAAGTATTTTGATCTTTAACAtcaaattgcaacatttggtaagatttttttttttctcaactcGATTATTCGCCCACATTGTGCAGCCCTACCTCCATCTACCCACCCTTAAAAACTGTGGTCAActtaagagacacacacacacggatagtTGCATACACAAACTGCACTCTCAcgcaaaacacaccacaccaacatTCCAAACTGTTATAGGGGGATGACTGTGCATCACTGACCTGTTCCCTGGTGAAGTTCTTCTCCATGCTGAGCAGGTTTGGTGTTATGAAGGGCTCCCCAGGCTTCAGCTGCACCATAAACCCATAGAAACACAGGAACACCACCGACAACTCCCAGGTCCGGGCGGTCTTGGTCTGGCCGTCTGAGGGGTCCTCAGGTGGGGGAAGAGCCACCTCGGGGTCAGGCTCTCCAGGGGAGGTCTCCTTCAGGTCCAGTTCAGCCTCTTCCTCCACAGCCCTGTCCCCACTCACCATAGCGTCTTTGCCCACCATGGTAGTGGCCTGACAGTGGACACTGGGGTCCCAAGTCTACCTCTGACTGTATCAAATGACTAAGTGGTATTGCTATAGTGAAGAGGCTTGCTATAGGATTTTTCATAGAAACCAGAGAGTAGGACCTAAACCACCAATTCAGATGTTCTAAGCAGACAATGAGTAGAGATTCCTGTTAGCACTCTTCCCTTACAAGTTCCACAAAGGATCCAGTGTTAAACAttagagggggtgagagggaaaCCTTTCACAATGACGAACATGGAGTTAAAGTGCTACCTGCAGCCATTTTCATACTCTATGTATGAGAGAAGGTTAACCTTTGCTCCATTCCATGGATTAACAATGATTGAAAGCAAGCTAGTTTACAGCTGGACCTCTGGTCTGTGTGAACCTGTAAAATACAATAATGTTTGCAAATAGTCACTCAAAGTTTGTTTTCTGACAGAGTGCTTTATTCTTAATTATTTTGTGGTATGGTGCTCAACCAAACTCCCTATGTCCAAAGCTGTCCTTTCCCATCAAATCACACGTATTATAGTAACAACCATGGTAAACAACGACCCTAACAGATCTGAGCTGTCAGGTAACGAGTATTATTTGGGTGCAGTCAGTGTATGATAACTTTGTTGTTCTCTGTTGGACTGATTTATTAACTTGGGGTTGACACACTCCAAAAAAATAGATTCACAACGAACGACTTGTGTAACGTTTACCATGGTTAGAAAGCTTTGTAATTGCAATGCTGCATGCGTGAGACCAGACATAGTTACTTTAAAAAGTATTCGCTAAAACAGGGGTGCAACTTCTGCACGCATGGCTGGCACGAGCCATAttcaatgttagctaactagTTACGTTAGCTAACCAGATTCCAGTCTGGAAtacctaacgttagttagctaaagGTAGTTAAGCTTGTCTGGAAGAGGTATGATTTTATTTTAATAAACCCCTTGCTAGTGAACAATGTCagagagctagctacagctaAAATCAAATAGCCTATACAATTTAGCTAACTGCCTACAGTAACTGACGTTAGCTCCATCATGCGAGTTAATATTATCTTATTGCAGGGAACATTGGTGAACTTGTTAGCTAGCTGAAGTTGACACCAATAATTGGGTTTTAAACAATGTACATACAACTTTGTACATTGACAAGGAAAGTAGGTAAAAACCTACCTCTAAATTCTTCCCCGACTGAACTCGTGTGCGCGCTGTTG from Oncorhynchus clarkii lewisi isolate Uvic-CL-2024 chromosome 7, UVic_Ocla_1.0, whole genome shotgun sequence includes the following:
- the LOC139412880 gene encoding reduced folate transporter-like, yielding MVGKDAMVSGDRAVEEEAELDLKETSPGEPDPEVALPPPEDPSDGQTKTARTWELSVVFLCFYGFMVQLKPGEPFITPNLLSMEKNFTREQVTNEINPILSYSYMAVLVPVFLLTDVLRYKPVLVLSSLSHVAIWLLLLLGSSLLEMQFMEFFYGITMAARVAYSSYIFSLVTPELYQRVASYSRSCVLMGVFASSVLGQVLISVGRLSFAMLSAVSLALVSFGLVLSCCLPWPKRSLFFNRAHHAAQRNLQEQAAAQSELARMKQGEAGLGSGDTPSLAPLSSGSSWRDSVFIQMLKELRNVPRRPSLRLWSLWWVFNSAGYYLVLLYIHVLWNKVYPATENKHVYNGGVEAVSTLLGAITSFAAGFVKIRWNVWSELVIGIITALQAALLLLMGTTSNIWVCYVAYSLFKGFYQFLVPIAIFQIASSLTKELCALVFGVNTFLATVLKTIITLIVSDKKGLGLDVHSQFLVYFFYFALLTVIYLGCAAWVIIRHYRNQSAGGGGDTDQATPTELCPVPSNPSETEPLSNGNNVKA